The following coding sequences are from one Frigoribacterium sp. Leaf415 window:
- a CDS encoding M28 family metallopeptidase, whose product MTHDTDPDAAQRAERAYDDLVALVQHGPRFHGTPGIAAAGDWLEQRLTAVGWPVARQPVTLPGWQPGRVPRVTVQQPIARDLPAWPMLWSGSTDGPRRGTVEAVGPQGLWGDSMVWQKFVVRGDDGDVVAYLHARDDGPAAPQPLPSGSDHDVAHLALGRLDGLQLTEWITDGKPVVLEVEADSGPVEAATSDNLIVDVPGTGEGSVLLCAHYDSFFNTVGAYDNGSGTIALLQLAERWAAAPPVASVRLVFFTAEEWHLGGSRHFVDSASTDELDAIDYVLNVDGLGRGSFVEAFGAPEAFSTAFRGALLRHAAETRPDLQLVTRFPPTTGTDDASFYRAGVPSAFLTFNDLHRLHQPDDEPNRGIAANVAWTVPLVEHLVASLTRPTRAAPPGVL is encoded by the coding sequence ATGACCCACGACACCGATCCGGACGCGGCGCAGCGCGCGGAACGCGCCTACGACGACCTCGTCGCCCTGGTGCAGCACGGCCCCCGGTTCCACGGCACCCCCGGCATCGCGGCCGCCGGCGACTGGCTCGAGCAGCGGCTGACCGCGGTCGGGTGGCCGGTCGCCCGGCAGCCCGTGACGCTGCCCGGCTGGCAGCCCGGTCGCGTTCCCCGGGTCACCGTGCAGCAGCCGATCGCCCGCGACCTGCCCGCCTGGCCGATGCTCTGGAGCGGCTCGACCGACGGGCCTCGCCGGGGCACGGTCGAGGCCGTCGGCCCGCAGGGACTCTGGGGCGACTCGATGGTCTGGCAGAAGTTCGTCGTGCGGGGTGACGACGGCGACGTGGTGGCCTACCTGCACGCGCGCGACGACGGACCCGCGGCACCGCAGCCGCTGCCGTCCGGGTCGGACCACGACGTGGCGCACCTCGCCCTCGGCCGCCTCGACGGTCTGCAGCTGACCGAGTGGATCACCGACGGCAAGCCCGTCGTGCTCGAGGTCGAGGCCGACAGCGGTCCGGTCGAGGCCGCGACGAGCGACAACCTGATCGTCGACGTCCCCGGCACGGGCGAGGGGTCGGTGCTGCTCTGCGCGCACTACGACTCGTTCTTCAACACGGTCGGCGCCTACGACAACGGCAGCGGCACGATCGCCCTGCTGCAGCTCGCCGAGCGGTGGGCTGCGGCCCCGCCGGTCGCGTCGGTCCGCCTCGTCTTCTTCACCGCCGAGGAGTGGCACCTGGGCGGGTCCCGGCACTTCGTCGACAGCGCCTCGACCGACGAGCTCGACGCGATCGACTACGTCCTCAACGTCGACGGGCTCGGTCGCGGGTCGTTCGTCGAGGCGTTCGGGGCGCCCGAGGCGTTCTCGACGGCGTTCCGCGGCGCGCTGCTGCGGCACGCGGCGGAGACCCGGCCCGACCTCCAACTGGTCACCCGGTTCCCGCCGACGACCGGCACGGACGATGCGTCCTTCTACCGCGCGGGCGTGCCCAGCGCGTTCCTGACCTTCAACGACCTGCACCGCCTGCACCAGCCCGACGACGAGCCGAACCGGGGCATCGCGGCGAACGTCGCCTGGACCGTGCCGCTCGTCGAGCACCTCGTGGCGAGCCTGACGCGGCCGACCCGCGCCGCGCCTCCCGGGGTGCTGTAG
- a CDS encoding glutamine amidotransferase translates to MSRILIAGESWITATTHTKGVDEFTAHSYTEGVAQLRTALQAGGHEVVHLPAHLVSTEFPETQEALDAYDVVVLSDIGVNSLQLAPDVFEKSIPGRDRVQELARWVEAGGALLMIGGYLSFSGWQGRAGYAHTEIADVLPVELLIGDDRVERPAGVVATVLDADHPALGGAGTEWPLLLGYNRTVVKPGAVELARLGDDPLVVVGEAGAGRTAVFTSDCSPHWAPPAFCEEWDGYAEVFNGIVSWLTSR, encoded by the coding sequence ATGTCCCGCATCCTCATCGCCGGCGAGAGCTGGATCACCGCGACCACCCACACCAAGGGCGTCGACGAGTTCACCGCCCACTCGTACACCGAGGGCGTCGCACAGCTGCGGACGGCCCTGCAGGCCGGCGGCCACGAGGTCGTCCACCTGCCGGCCCACCTCGTGTCGACCGAGTTCCCCGAGACCCAGGAGGCGCTGGACGCCTACGACGTCGTGGTGCTGTCCGACATCGGGGTCAACTCGCTGCAGCTCGCGCCCGACGTGTTCGAGAAGAGCATCCCCGGTCGCGACCGCGTCCAGGAGCTCGCGCGCTGGGTCGAGGCAGGAGGTGCGTTGCTGATGATCGGCGGCTACCTGTCGTTCTCGGGCTGGCAGGGCCGTGCGGGCTACGCCCACACCGAGATCGCCGACGTGCTGCCGGTCGAGCTGCTGATCGGCGACGACCGCGTCGAGCGCCCGGCCGGCGTCGTCGCCACCGTGCTGGACGCCGACCACCCCGCCCTCGGCGGCGCGGGCACCGAGTGGCCGCTGCTGCTCGGCTACAACCGCACCGTCGTGAAGCCCGGGGCGGTGGAACTCGCCCGCCTGGGCGACGACCCGCTCGTCGTCGTCGGCGAGGCCGGGGCGGGGCGCACGGCGGTCTTCACGAGCGACTGCTCGCCGCACTGGGCGCCGCCGGCGTTCTGCGAGGAGTGGGACGGCTACGCCGAGGTGTTCAACGGCATCGTGTCGTGGCTGACCAGCCGCTGA
- a CDS encoding RNA polymerase sigma factor, producing MSEGSSGLDVRAAFVEHGSSLLGFAVNALRDRTLAEDCVQETFVRAWRARDSFDADRGSVRTWLFAIERRVVLDVHRARSRTPSVVPLEHAPDPVASVADPLERLGMAEGLARLSDDHRAAVVAVHLEGLSYREVSERTGVPVATLRTRVFHALRALRTHLDDQETTDD from the coding sequence ATGAGCGAGGGGTCGTCCGGTCTCGACGTCCGCGCCGCGTTCGTCGAGCACGGCTCGTCGCTGCTCGGTTTCGCCGTCAACGCCCTCCGCGACCGGACGCTGGCCGAGGACTGCGTGCAAGAGACCTTCGTGCGCGCCTGGCGTGCCCGCGACTCGTTCGACGCCGACCGCGGCAGCGTCCGCACCTGGCTGTTCGCCATCGAGCGCCGCGTCGTGCTCGACGTGCACCGGGCGCGGAGCCGCACGCCGTCGGTGGTGCCGCTCGAGCACGCCCCCGACCCCGTCGCGAGCGTGGCCGACCCGCTCGAGCGCCTGGGCATGGCCGAGGGGCTCGCCCGCCTGAGCGACGACCACCGGGCCGCCGTCGTGGCCGTCCACCTCGAGGGTCTGAGCTACCGCGAGGTCTCCGAACGCACGGGCGTCCCCGTCGCGACCCTGCGCACCCGCGTGTTCCACGCGCTGCGCGCCCTCCGCACCCACCTCGACGACCAGGAGACGACCGATGACTGA
- a CDS encoding Gfo/Idh/MocA family protein, with translation MSTQTPSTPSTPTFPAATAVPLRGGPTLRWGVIGPGEIAGDFTDALHAHTDQRVVAVASRSLGRAEAFARAHGVDTAYGDQEALVTSPDVDVVYVATPHTRHLPDALTAIRAGKHVLIEKPMATSTAEADEIAAAASAAGVLAMEALWTRYLPHTTVIAALIADGAIGDVRLATADVAWANDLAAGGRMTDPALGGGALLDIGVYAFWFTQFATGHPVEWHATGSTRADGVDLDAAVVTRTADGVLATAATSLLTTSPGLGTISGTTGSLRTLQNLVFPATFELTTGAGSAVWSDPTVPTGRQGLAYQATALASYVDAGLRDSPLHSLADSRSLLATIEATRASLTVV, from the coding sequence ATGTCCACGCAGACCCCGAGCACCCCGAGCACCCCGACCTTCCCCGCCGCGACGGCCGTCCCGTTGCGGGGCGGTCCGACCCTGCGCTGGGGCGTGATCGGCCCGGGCGAGATCGCCGGCGACTTCACCGACGCCCTGCACGCGCACACCGACCAGCGCGTGGTCGCCGTGGCCTCCCGCAGCCTCGGCCGGGCCGAGGCCTTCGCCCGCGCCCACGGCGTCGACACGGCGTACGGCGACCAAGAGGCGCTGGTCACCTCCCCCGACGTCGACGTCGTCTACGTGGCCACGCCCCACACCCGCCACCTGCCCGACGCCCTGACCGCGATCCGGGCCGGGAAGCACGTCCTGATCGAGAAGCCGATGGCGACCAGCACGGCCGAGGCCGACGAGATCGCCGCCGCGGCGAGCGCCGCCGGGGTCCTCGCCATGGAGGCGCTCTGGACGCGCTACCTGCCGCACACGACCGTCATCGCCGCGCTGATCGCCGACGGCGCGATCGGCGACGTGCGGCTCGCGACCGCCGACGTCGCCTGGGCCAACGACCTCGCGGCCGGCGGACGCATGACCGACCCGGCGCTCGGCGGCGGCGCGCTGCTCGACATCGGCGTCTACGCGTTCTGGTTCACCCAGTTCGCGACCGGCCACCCCGTCGAATGGCACGCCACCGGCTCGACCAGGGCCGACGGCGTCGACCTCGACGCGGCCGTCGTCACCCGCACGGCCGACGGGGTGCTCGCCACCGCGGCGACGAGCCTCCTCACGACGTCGCCCGGGCTCGGCACGATCTCGGGCACCACCGGGTCCCTCCGCACCCTGCAGAACCTCGTCTTCCCCGCGACGTTCGAACTGACGACCGGCGCCGGGTCAGCCGTCTGGAGCGACCCCACCGTCCCGACCGGCCGCCAGGGGCTCGCCTACCAGGCGACCGCCCTCGCGTCCTACGTGGACGCCGGGCTGCGCGACTCGCCCCTGCACTCCCTGGCCGACTCGCGGTCGCTGCTCGCGACGATCGAGGCGACCCGCGCCTCCTTGACCGTCGTCTGA
- a CDS encoding class F sortase: MGRSLPSVVIVAAVVLALTGCAAPGAVAPTTAPTPGAGADASATAAPSATGTAPPAIDGVDGVVGEGVVPAAVSVPAIGLDAPLIDLGIADDGTMEVPVDADDVGWFTGGGKPGGRGPTVIAAHVDSASGPAVFARLDELVVGDRVDVTTVDGGVVSYAVTEVVDVPKAEFPTARVFGAQPTDQLRLITCGGVFDRGSGHYDQNRIVFAEPVA, translated from the coding sequence GTGGGTCGCTCCCTGCCCTCGGTGGTCATCGTCGCCGCCGTCGTGCTGGCCCTGACCGGGTGCGCGGCGCCCGGGGCGGTCGCACCGACGACGGCACCGACCCCGGGGGCGGGGGCGGACGCCTCGGCGACCGCGGCTCCGTCGGCGACCGGCACCGCGCCTCCTGCGATCGACGGGGTCGACGGGGTCGTCGGCGAGGGCGTCGTGCCGGCCGCCGTCTCGGTGCCGGCCATCGGACTCGACGCCCCGCTGATCGACCTCGGCATCGCCGACGACGGCACCATGGAGGTGCCGGTCGACGCGGACGACGTCGGCTGGTTCACCGGCGGGGGCAAGCCCGGCGGACGGGGGCCGACCGTCATCGCGGCACATGTCGACTCAGCCTCGGGGCCGGCCGTGTTCGCCCGGCTCGACGAGCTCGTCGTCGGCGACCGGGTCGACGTGACCACGGTCGACGGGGGTGTCGTGAGCTACGCCGTCACCGAGGTGGTCGACGTGCCGAAGGCCGAGTTCCCGACCGCGCGCGTGTTCGGCGCGCAGCCGACCGACCAGCTGCGGCTGATCACCTGCGGCGGCGTGTTCGACCGCGGCTCGGGCCACTACGACCAGAACCGGATCGTGTTCGCCGAACCGGTGGCCTGA
- a CDS encoding helix-turn-helix transcriptional regulator produces MDRADLADFLRHRREALRPSDVGLPEGVRRRTAGLRREEVAGLVGMSTDYYARLEQQRGPQPSEQMLVALTRGLRLSLDERDHLYRLTGHHPPRRTRGGDHVSPALRRVLDRLVDTPALVLSDLAETLAQNRLAVALLGDQMRYEGLARSAFHRWFTDPAERASYPVEDHAHQLELQASGLRAALSMAGGGGRPRELVEALLASSEEFATIWARHAVHQRFDDRKTLLHPELGRIEVDCQALFTEDQSQTLLVLTATPGSDDDAKLRLLDVIGVGRFAEQG; encoded by the coding sequence ATGGACCGCGCCGACCTCGCCGACTTCCTCCGCCACCGCCGCGAGGCGCTGCGACCGTCCGACGTGGGGTTGCCCGAGGGTGTGCGTCGGCGTACCGCCGGGTTGCGTCGTGAAGAGGTCGCGGGGCTCGTCGGCATGTCGACCGACTACTACGCGCGGCTCGAGCAGCAACGCGGTCCGCAGCCGTCCGAGCAGATGCTCGTCGCCCTCACCCGGGGGCTGCGACTGAGCCTCGACGAGCGCGACCACCTCTACCGCCTGACCGGCCACCACCCGCCACGCCGGACGCGGGGCGGCGACCACGTCAGTCCCGCGTTGCGGCGGGTGCTCGACCGGCTGGTCGACACCCCCGCGCTCGTCCTCAGCGACCTGGCCGAGACGCTCGCGCAGAACCGGCTCGCGGTCGCCCTGCTCGGTGACCAGATGCGGTACGAGGGGCTGGCCCGCAGCGCGTTCCACCGGTGGTTCACCGACCCGGCCGAGCGCGCCTCCTACCCGGTCGAGGACCACGCGCACCAGCTCGAGCTGCAGGCCTCCGGGCTGCGGGCGGCACTCAGCATGGCGGGCGGCGGGGGCCGACCGCGAGAACTCGTGGAGGCGCTGCTCGCGTCGAGCGAGGAGTTCGCGACGATCTGGGCTCGGCACGCCGTGCACCAGCGCTTTGACGACCGCAAGACGCTGCTGCATCCCGAGCTCGGCCGCATCGAGGTGGACTGCCAAGCTCTCTTCACCGAGGACCAGTCGCAGACGCTGCTCGTGCTGACGGCGACGCCCGGGTCCGACGACGACGCCAAGCTGCGGTTGCTCGACGTGATCGGCGTGGGGCGGTTCGCCGAGCAGGGCTGA
- a CDS encoding SDR family oxidoreductase, whose translation MKISGNTVFIPGATSGIGLGLALRLQAAGNTVVVAGRRRALLDEIVRDHPGLEAVELDTTDPQAVVDVSAEVQRRWPETNVVIAMAGIMQTEDVTTGDFLATAEATVTTNLLGPIRLIAAWTSFLQTQPAASIVTVSSGLASVPLPITPTYNATKAAIHSFSEGIRVQLADTSVQVVELVPPAVQTTLLGQQDDPSAMPLDEFLDETMALLEAQPDAHEILVERVKFLRNAEAEGRYDAVLALLSGH comes from the coding sequence GTGAAGATCAGCGGCAACACCGTGTTCATCCCCGGCGCCACGTCCGGCATCGGCCTGGGCCTCGCCCTGCGCCTGCAGGCCGCCGGCAACACCGTCGTCGTGGCGGGCCGACGCCGGGCGCTGCTCGACGAGATCGTCCGAGACCACCCGGGGCTCGAGGCCGTCGAGCTCGACACCACCGACCCGCAGGCCGTCGTCGACGTCTCGGCCGAGGTGCAGCGACGCTGGCCCGAGACGAACGTCGTCATCGCGATGGCCGGCATCATGCAGACCGAAGACGTCACGACCGGTGACTTCCTCGCCACCGCCGAGGCGACCGTCACGACCAACCTGCTCGGTCCGATCCGACTGATCGCCGCGTGGACGTCGTTCCTCCAGACGCAGCCCGCCGCCTCGATCGTCACCGTGTCGTCCGGGCTCGCGAGCGTGCCGCTGCCGATCACGCCGACCTACAACGCGACCAAGGCCGCGATCCACTCGTTCAGCGAAGGCATCCGCGTGCAGCTCGCCGACACGAGCGTGCAGGTCGTCGAGCTCGTGCCGCCTGCCGTGCAGACCACCCTGCTCGGTCAGCAGGACGACCCGTCGGCCATGCCGCTCGACGAGTTCCTCGACGAGACGATGGCGCTGCTCGAGGCGCAGCCCGACGCCCACGAGATCCTGGTCGAGCGCGTGAAGTTCCTGCGCAACGCCGAGGCCGAGGGACGGTACGACGCGGTGCTGGCGCTGCTCAGCGGGCACTGA
- a CDS encoding phosphotriesterase family protein produces the protein MSRVGGFGVETTTLVDVQTVTGPVPSDRLGYTLPHEHLINSIEEGGLEPDPDFPELFDAPVTPEIAWLLRDRPLACRDNCVLDGDDDAVNELVAFRELGGSTVVELTSDGQGRDPRRLAEISRRSGVNVVTGGGWYLERFHPEATGRDTVDDLAARLVAQYRSDPAETGVPRSGVIGEIGVSPGFTEREERSLRAACRLQRETGLPMFVHLPGFVRHGGRVLDVVLRDEGVDPTAVVLCHMDPSGSDPDYQRSLAERGVWLEFDMIGMPYRFSLPGEGQSPSPVETATAIARLVSAGFGRRLLFSHDLFLKSMLRKHGGNGLSYVPAVFLDRLTDLGVDAEVVHGVGTRNVRDLFEGAALTR, from the coding sequence ATGAGCCGCGTCGGTGGCTTCGGCGTCGAGACGACCACGCTCGTCGACGTGCAGACGGTCACCGGCCCCGTGCCGAGCGACCGCCTCGGTTACACGCTGCCGCACGAGCACCTGATCAACAGCATCGAGGAGGGCGGGCTCGAGCCCGACCCCGACTTCCCCGAGCTGTTCGACGCGCCGGTCACGCCCGAGATCGCCTGGTTGCTGCGCGACCGCCCGCTCGCCTGTCGCGACAACTGCGTGCTCGACGGCGACGACGACGCGGTCAACGAGCTCGTGGCCTTCCGCGAGCTCGGCGGAAGCACCGTCGTCGAGCTGACCTCGGACGGTCAGGGCCGCGACCCCCGTCGTCTCGCCGAGATCTCACGGCGCAGCGGGGTGAACGTCGTCACCGGCGGCGGCTGGTACCTCGAGCGGTTCCACCCCGAGGCCACGGGCCGCGACACCGTCGACGACCTGGCCGCCCGCCTGGTCGCGCAGTACCGGTCCGATCCGGCCGAGACCGGCGTGCCCCGCTCGGGCGTGATCGGCGAGATCGGCGTCTCGCCCGGCTTCACCGAGCGCGAGGAGCGCTCGCTGCGGGCGGCCTGCCGGCTGCAGCGCGAGACCGGCCTGCCGATGTTCGTGCACCTGCCCGGGTTCGTCCGGCACGGCGGTCGCGTGCTCGACGTCGTGCTGCGCGACGAGGGCGTCGACCCCACGGCGGTCGTCCTCTGCCACATGGACCCGTCGGGCAGCGACCCCGACTACCAGCGCAGCCTCGCCGAGCGCGGGGTCTGGCTCGAGTTCGACATGATCGGCATGCCGTACCGCTTCTCGCTGCCCGGCGAGGGGCAGTCGCCCTCGCCGGTCGAGACGGCGACGGCGATCGCCCGCCTGGTCTCGGCCGGGTTCGGCCGCCGCCTGCTGTTCAGTCACGACCTCTTCCTCAAGAGCATGTTGCGCAAGCACGGGGGCAACGGCCTCTCGTACGTCCCCGCGGTGTTCCTCGACCGGCTGACCGATCTCGGCGTCGACGCCGAGGTCGTGCACGGCGTCGGCACCCGCAACGTCCGCGACCTCTTCGAGGGCGCGGCCCTGACCCGCTGA
- a CDS encoding PLDc N-terminal domain-containing protein, producing the protein MSAWGDWGPAVVAIVVAVVYLVIVVSIVRAVRRRADTTQLERTVWTVAAVLFPLGAGAVWLLLGPHPLGLRIDHEQD; encoded by the coding sequence ATGAGTGCATGGGGCGACTGGGGGCCGGCGGTGGTGGCGATCGTCGTGGCGGTCGTGTACCTCGTGATAGTCGTCAGCATCGTGCGTGCGGTGCGGCGACGCGCCGACACGACGCAGCTCGAGCGCACGGTCTGGACGGTCGCCGCCGTCCTCTTCCCGCTCGGGGCCGGCGCCGTGTGGCTGCTGCTCGGGCCGCATCCGCTCGGCCTCCGCATCGACCACGAGCAGGACTGA
- a CDS encoding ABC transporter permease: MTATTSDPARTDGPEPGHGPGTADVRERRWEALQRVNKSTLLMLVVTLVVIVVFSVATPTFLTGTNLRNVAVQVAPAAIVAVAMTFVITAGMIDLSVGSTLALVSVIGAVLLRAGLESVLVIVICLAVGAFGGLVNGWFSSYQGIPSFIVTLATMSIVRGVALLITKGYSIAIGSGLIFAQVGQGRLFGLGYPAWLALIIVGVGIVGLQRMRFGQYITGIGSNEESVRRAGVDTRFVKMMALVLSGTAAGAAGIITAARLGSGDANSGVDFAMTVITAVVIGGTNLLGGKGSVIGTAIGAILTGVITNGLTLLGLSPYIVPIVTGSLLIIVIWINLRGGSFTDLVRKRVTR, from the coding sequence ATGACCGCGACGACCTCTGACCCCGCCCGCACCGACGGACCCGAGCCGGGTCACGGCCCCGGCACCGCCGACGTGCGCGAGCGCCGCTGGGAAGCCCTGCAACGCGTCAACAAGTCCACCCTGTTGATGCTCGTCGTGACGCTCGTCGTCATCGTCGTCTTCTCGGTGGCGACCCCGACCTTCCTCACCGGCACGAACCTGCGGAACGTCGCCGTGCAGGTGGCACCCGCGGCCATCGTCGCCGTCGCGATGACCTTCGTCATCACGGCGGGCATGATCGACCTCTCGGTCGGGTCGACGCTCGCGCTGGTGTCGGTGATCGGGGCGGTGCTGCTGCGGGCCGGTCTCGAGTCGGTGCTGGTCATCGTGATCTGCCTGGCCGTCGGCGCCTTCGGCGGGTTGGTCAACGGCTGGTTCTCGAGCTACCAGGGCATCCCCTCCTTCATCGTCACGCTGGCCACCATGTCGATCGTGCGGGGCGTGGCCCTGCTGATCACCAAGGGCTACTCGATCGCCATCGGCTCGGGCCTGATCTTCGCCCAGGTCGGCCAGGGTCGGCTGTTCGGGCTCGGCTACCCCGCCTGGCTCGCGCTGATCATCGTCGGCGTCGGCATCGTGGGGCTGCAGCGCATGCGGTTCGGCCAGTACATCACCGGCATCGGCTCGAACGAGGAGTCGGTCCGCCGGGCCGGCGTGGACACCCGCTTCGTCAAGATGATGGCCCTCGTGCTCAGCGGCACGGCGGCCGGCGCGGCCGGCATCATCACGGCGGCCCGCCTGGGGTCGGGCGACGCCAACTCGGGCGTCGACTTCGCCATGACCGTCATCACGGCCGTCGTCATCGGCGGGACGAACCTGCTCGGCGGCAAGGGCAGCGTGATCGGCACGGCGATCGGGGCCATCCTGACCGGCGTCATCACCAACGGCCTCACGCTGCTCGGCCTGAGCCCCTACATCGTGCCCATCGTGACGGGCAGCCTGCTGATCATCGTCATCTGGATCAACCTGCGCGGCGGATCGTTCACCGACCTGGTGCGCAAGCGGGTGACCCGATGA
- a CDS encoding CHRD domain-containing protein, whose amino-acid sequence MPKMTRTTKKTAIRTLTIGGAAATAVTLFGVTPAFAETEVPEPSTFTSAYTVMATPDQVINNDGVATPGEPGATGTFDFRVNSDTEVICYDITLRGVTGDYQSPAKTATHIHEAAQGQAGPPRIAFPNPVDRGDGTRTSSGCLQGPFTTGVMSAAGADTGTGFSLKQLEANPAGFTGDSHTTSFAAGVVRGQLTQVPVGGVDTGLGGAATESASAGGLGLAAGGAGALALLGAGAYVLTRRQRATRA is encoded by the coding sequence ATGCCGAAGATGACGCGCACGACCAAGAAGACCGCCATCCGCACCCTGACGATCGGTGGTGCCGCCGCGACCGCCGTCACCCTGTTCGGCGTGACGCCCGCGTTCGCCGAGACCGAGGTGCCCGAACCGTCCACCTTCACGAGCGCCTACACGGTGATGGCGACGCCCGACCAGGTCATCAACAACGACGGGGTCGCCACCCCGGGCGAGCCCGGCGCGACGGGGACGTTCGACTTCCGCGTCAACAGCGACACCGAGGTCATCTGCTACGACATCACCCTGCGCGGCGTGACCGGCGACTACCAGAGCCCGGCGAAGACCGCGACGCACATCCACGAGGCGGCCCAGGGCCAGGCCGGCCCGCCGCGCATCGCGTTCCCGAACCCGGTCGACCGCGGGGACGGCACGCGCACGAGCAGCGGCTGCCTGCAGGGGCCCTTCACGACCGGTGTCATGAGCGCCGCCGGGGCCGACACGGGCACCGGCTTCAGCCTGAAGCAGCTCGAGGCGAACCCGGCCGGCTTCACGGGCGACTCGCACACGACCTCGTTCGCGGCCGGCGTCGTCCGCGGCCAGCTGACGCAGGTGCCCGTCGGAGGCGTCGACACCGGACTCGGAGGCGCGGCCACCGAGAGCGCGTCGGCCGGCGGTCTCGGCCTCGCGGCCGGTGGCGCCGGGGCCCTGGCCCTGCTCGGTGCGGGTGCGTACGTCCTGACCCGTCGTCAGCGCGCGACCCGGGCCTGA
- a CDS encoding TenA family protein gives MADQPLTVADPTRPEGPGAGRAAALVARCSAELDASASVPLLARMADGTLDDPAFARYLAIEQAFVRTAARLAGYCLWQQPEWSRAERHAEAVIDLVGPQSAYFADLRATRPVDEAGLLALLARASVLEATVTTALDEGGYAGVVTSLAAAETLYLRWCTRAAERSVPRPGDVQRWIELHVTDGFRAQVAFLHQLVDELPADVTDDRLDRWFVALLRAEDAFHASALDEVAA, from the coding sequence GTGGCTGACCAGCCGCTGACGGTGGCGGACCCGACCCGGCCCGAGGGCCCCGGCGCAGGCCGGGCGGCGGCGCTCGTCGCCCGCTGCTCGGCCGAGCTCGACGCCTCCGCGTCGGTGCCGCTGCTCGCCCGCATGGCCGACGGCACGCTCGACGACCCCGCCTTCGCTCGCTACCTCGCGATCGAGCAGGCGTTCGTGCGGACGGCGGCCCGACTCGCCGGTTACTGCCTGTGGCAGCAGCCGGAGTGGTCCCGGGCCGAGCGCCACGCCGAGGCCGTCATCGACCTCGTCGGACCTCAGAGTGCCTACTTCGCCGACCTGCGCGCGACGCGACCGGTCGACGAGGCGGGTCTGCTCGCTCTGCTGGCCCGCGCCTCCGTGCTCGAGGCCACGGTGACGACCGCGCTCGACGAGGGCGGCTACGCCGGGGTCGTGACGAGCCTCGCCGCCGCTGAGACGCTCTACCTGCGGTGGTGCACGCGGGCGGCCGAGCGGTCGGTGCCGCGACCGGGCGACGTGCAGCGGTGGATCGAGCTGCACGTCACCGACGGCTTCCGCGCCCAGGTCGCCTTCCTGCACCAGCTCGTCGACGAGCTGCCCGCCGACGTGACCGACGACCGGCTGGACCGCTGGTTCGTCGCCCTGCTGCGCGCCGAGGACGCCTTCCACGCGAGCGCCCTCGACGAGGTCGCCGCGTGA
- a CDS encoding GIY-YIG nuclease family protein: MTRPTPRPDGCRGGAGRLADDSCGRPVDPSSPVPLCDRHLALAADWVASLEGSGEGVTDLLPSPCLACGSRLGVHWPSGWLCAVCEWRQGDVPDGELGVVRVDVVYYIRFDDRIKIGTSSNPRQRLGTLWHHELLAFERGDRLVERRRHGQFAASRFGRTEWFARSAELDAHVAALAEGVDDPWQRYARWRSEALALRG, encoded by the coding sequence ATGACCCGCCCGACACCCCGACCAGACGGCTGCCGAGGAGGCGCGGGTCGGCTCGCCGACGACTCCTGCGGTCGTCCGGTCGACCCGTCGTCGCCCGTGCCGCTCTGCGACCGGCACCTCGCGCTCGCCGCCGACTGGGTGGCCTCGCTCGAGGGCTCGGGCGAGGGCGTGACCGACCTGCTGCCGTCGCCGTGCCTCGCGTGCGGGTCACGGCTCGGCGTGCACTGGCCGTCGGGGTGGCTCTGCGCCGTCTGCGAGTGGCGCCAGGGTGACGTGCCCGACGGCGAGCTCGGGGTCGTCCGGGTGGACGTCGTCTACTACATCCGGTTCGACGACCGCATCAAGATCGGCACGTCGTCGAACCCCCGGCAGCGCCTCGGCACGCTCTGGCACCACGAACTGCTCGCCTTCGAGCGCGGCGACCGCCTCGTCGAACGGCGGCGGCACGGGCAGTTCGCGGCCTCCCGGTTCGGACGCACCGAGTGGTTCGCACGCAGCGCCGAGCTCGACGCCCACGTGGCGGCGCTCGCGGAGGGCGTCGACGACCCGTGGCAGCGCTACGCCCGCTGGCGCAGCGAGGCACTGGCGCTCCGCGGCTGA